One genomic segment of Deinococcus aestuarii includes these proteins:
- a CDS encoding SDR family NAD(P)-dependent oxidoreductase, whose amino-acid sequence MNIRFDGQTVIVTGAAHGFGRAISLAFAERGANVWACDVNRDGLAMTEQQAQERNMPLNVRVVDVADREMVRAFVQEAGAGARVDVLVNNAGGVLGQVGRPLEEIGEDDWHAIFRVNVDGAFYFAQAVAPFMKARGSGRIVNISSGAGLGVSLTGIQAYASAKAAQIGLTRQLAHELGPFGITVNNVAPGFVRSNPTTERQWESYGEEGQRKLVEGIAMKKLGTPDDIAHAVLFFASEYAGWVTGQVLSVDGGR is encoded by the coding sequence ATGAACATCCGTTTCGACGGGCAGACGGTGATCGTCACCGGGGCGGCCCACGGCTTCGGGCGCGCGATCTCCCTCGCCTTCGCCGAACGCGGCGCGAACGTCTGGGCCTGCGACGTGAACCGCGACGGCTTGGCGATGACCGAGCAGCAGGCACAGGAGAGGAACATGCCGCTGAACGTCCGCGTGGTGGACGTGGCCGACCGCGAGATGGTGCGGGCCTTCGTGCAGGAGGCGGGTGCGGGGGCGCGGGTGGACGTGCTCGTCAACAACGCGGGCGGCGTGCTCGGCCAGGTCGGGCGCCCCCTGGAAGAGATCGGCGAGGACGACTGGCACGCGATCTTCCGGGTGAACGTGGACGGTGCCTTTTATTTCGCGCAGGCGGTCGCACCCTTCATGAAGGCGCGGGGCTCCGGGCGCATCGTCAACATCTCCAGCGGGGCGGGGCTGGGGGTCAGCCTGACCGGCATTCAGGCGTACGCGAGCGCCAAGGCCGCTCAGATCGGCCTGACGCGGCAACTCGCGCACGAACTCGGCCCCTTCGGCATCACCGTGAACAACGTCGCGCCGGGCTTCGTGCGGAGCAACCCGACGACCGAGCGGCAGTGGGAGAGCTACGGCGAGGAGGGGCAGAGAAAGCTGGTCGAGGGCATCGCGATGAAAAAACTCGGCACGCCCGACGACATCGCCCACGCCGTCCTCTTCTTCGCCTCCGAGTACGCGGGGTGGGTCACCGGGCAGGTGCTCAGCGTGGACGGGGGCCGGTGA
- a CDS encoding dipeptidase, protein MEDVLAHLDGRKDASLVDLLTFASIPSVSTDPERRGDVRRAAGWLADRLRTAGLPTVDILETPGHPVVYAEWLGAADAPTVLVYGHYDVQPPDPQGRWQSPPFTPTVRGERVYGRGVSDDKGPLLIPVQVAEAFFRTRGTLPLNVKFLFEGEEEVGSPNLAPFVRAHAERLRADVVLSADGGMWRADVPTLTVSSRGMTGLELTLRGPGKDLHSGRHGGAVQNPLHALASLIAGLHDERGRVVVDGFYDDVQELQGDERASLRALPFDEDAYRAEVGASELFGEPGYATLERLWTRPTLEVNGMWGGYTGEGSKTVLPSEAHAKITCRLVANQDPERVTAAVVRHLETHLLPGVTLDVRPSDHGARAYRIPADQPALRAARKVLTQVYGQPPLEVGMGGSIPICEVFQRELGLETVFFSFAVGDEDIHAPNEFFRIPRLYEGQQAWARLWQELAVREAAPA, encoded by the coding sequence ATGGAAGACGTTCTGGCGCATCTCGACGGGCGGAAGGACGCGAGCCTGGTCGATCTCCTCACCTTCGCCTCCATCCCCAGCGTGAGCACCGATCCCGAGCGGCGCGGGGACGTGCGGCGTGCGGCCGGGTGGCTCGCCGACCGCCTGCGTACCGCCGGACTTCCGACCGTGGACATTCTCGAAACGCCCGGTCATCCCGTCGTGTACGCCGAGTGGCTGGGGGCAGCGGACGCGCCCACCGTCCTCGTCTACGGCCACTACGACGTGCAACCGCCCGATCCCCAGGGCCGCTGGCAGAGCCCGCCCTTCACGCCGACCGTGCGGGGGGAACGGGTCTACGGGCGCGGCGTCTCGGACGACAAGGGGCCGCTGCTGATCCCGGTGCAGGTGGCCGAGGCGTTTTTCCGGACGCGGGGAACGCTCCCCCTCAACGTCAAATTCCTCTTCGAGGGCGAGGAGGAGGTCGGCAGCCCCAACCTCGCGCCGTTCGTGCGGGCACACGCGGAGAGGCTGCGTGCGGACGTGGTGCTCTCCGCCGACGGGGGGATGTGGCGGGCGGACGTGCCTACTTTGACGGTCAGCTCGCGGGGCATGACCGGGCTGGAGCTGACCCTGCGCGGCCCCGGCAAGGACCTGCACTCGGGGCGGCACGGGGGCGCGGTGCAAAACCCGCTGCACGCGCTGGCCTCGCTCATCGCCGGATTGCATGACGAGCGGGGCAGAGTAGTGGTGGACGGTTTCTATGACGACGTGCAGGAATTGCAGGGCGACGAGCGGGCCAGTCTCCGCGCCCTGCCCTTCGACGAGGACGCCTACCGCGCGGAGGTGGGAGCCTCCGAACTTTTTGGCGAGCCTGGCTATGCCACCCTCGAACGCCTGTGGACCCGCCCGACGCTGGAGGTCAACGGGATGTGGGGCGGTTACACCGGGGAGGGCAGCAAGACGGTGTTGCCGAGCGAGGCGCACGCCAAGATCACCTGCCGCCTCGTGGCGAACCAGGACCCGGAAAGGGTGACGGCAGCAGTGGTCCGCCACCTGGAAACGCATCTCCTGCCCGGCGTGACGCTCGACGTTCGCCCCTCGGATCACGGCGCGCGTGCATATCGCATTCCTGCCGATCAACCGGCCCTGCGCGCGGCCCGCAAGGTGCTGACCCAGGTCTACGGCCAGCCTCCTCTCGAAGTCGGCATGGGCGGCTCCATCCCCATCTGCGAGGTGTTCCAGCGTGAACTGGGCCTCGAAACCGTCTTCTTCTCCTTCGCGGTGGGCGACGAGGACATCCACGCGCCGAACGAGTTCTTCCGCATTCCCCGGCTGTACGAGGGGCAGCAGGCGTGGGCCCGGCTCTGGCAGGAACTCGCGGTGAGGGAGGCCGCCCCGGCATGA
- a CDS encoding carboxypeptidase M32 yields MNDLNAQLAQINDLLCVINVLNWDARTQMPPGGNETRGHQLATVSAIAQERLTSPALRTALGEAEAKFPTLDDREARAVRQTREAVDLLSRIPADLTRDLAETKNRAQAVWARAKGDNDFAAFAPELERMVALNRRLADAIGYEEHPYDALVRQYEPGMTAGTLQTLFAQLRAGLLPLLNEIRAAPEPRADFLTRDYPEDRQRAFALEMAQAFGYDLSRGRLDASAHPFEISFTRQDVRITTRYRRDFLPGALFGTLHETGHALYEQNIDPALTRTVLASDLLGLYAVGGTSYGTHESQSRLWENRVGRSRAFWAHHFSRLQAVFPDQLADVTDEEFWRAVNRVRPSLIRVEADEMTYDLHIMLRVELEMALIEGSLSVPDLPEAWNAKVQEYLGITPPDFASGVLQDIHWSAGLFGSFPTYTVGNVMASQFYAAAREGVPGLEDSLTRGEYASLREWLTEHVYRHGRTYSPAELLERATGEGLNPAPYLAYLRGKYAELYTLTPQGERA; encoded by the coding sequence ATGAACGACCTGAACGCCCAACTCGCGCAGATCAACGACCTGCTGTGTGTGATCAACGTGCTCAACTGGGACGCCCGGACGCAGATGCCGCCGGGTGGAAACGAGACGCGAGGGCATCAACTCGCCACCGTGAGCGCCATCGCCCAGGAAAGGCTGACCTCCCCGGCGTTGCGGACGGCGTTGGGGGAGGCTGAAGCGAAGTTCCCCACCCTCGACGACCGCGAGGCCCGCGCCGTGCGGCAGACGCGCGAGGCGGTGGACCTTCTTTCCCGCATCCCCGCCGACCTGACCCGGGACCTCGCCGAGACGAAAAACCGGGCGCAGGCGGTGTGGGCGCGGGCCAAGGGGGACAACGACTTCGCCGCCTTCGCCCCCGAACTCGAACGGATGGTGGCCCTGAATCGCCGCCTAGCCGACGCCATCGGGTACGAGGAGCACCCCTACGACGCCCTCGTGCGGCAGTACGAGCCGGGGATGACGGCCGGGACGCTGCAAACCTTGTTCGCTCAGCTCAGGGCCGGACTCCTGCCCCTCCTGAACGAGATTCGCGCCGCCCCCGAGCCGCGCGCCGACTTCCTGACCCGCGACTACCCGGAAGACCGGCAACGCGCCTTCGCCCTCGAAATGGCCCAGGCGTTCGGCTACGACCTCTCCCGGGGACGGCTGGACGCCTCCGCCCACCCCTTCGAAATTTCCTTCACCCGGCAAGACGTACGGATCACGACCCGCTACCGCCGCGACTTCCTGCCCGGCGCCCTCTTCGGCACCCTGCACGAGACGGGACACGCGCTGTACGAGCAAAACATTGACCCGGCCCTCACCCGCACGGTGCTCGCCTCGGACCTGCTCGGCCTGTATGCGGTGGGCGGCACGAGTTACGGCACCCACGAGAGCCAGTCGCGGCTGTGGGAGAACCGGGTGGGCCGCTCGCGGGCCTTCTGGGCGCACCACTTCTCCCGTTTGCAAGCAGTCTTCCCCGACCAACTCGCTGACGTGACCGATGAGGAGTTCTGGCGGGCCGTGAACCGCGTGCGTCCCTCCCTGATCCGGGTGGAGGCGGACGAGATGACCTACGACCTCCACATCATGCTGCGGGTGGAGTTGGAGATGGCGCTGATCGAGGGCAGCCTGAGCGTCCCCGACCTCCCCGAGGCGTGGAACGCGAAGGTGCAGGAGTACCTGGGCATCACCCCGCCCGACTTCGCCTCCGGTGTCTTGCAGGACATCCACTGGTCGGCGGGCCTCTTCGGCTCCTTCCCGACCTACACGGTGGGGAACGTCATGGCCTCGCAGTTCTACGCGGCGGCGCGGGAGGGCGTGCCGGGGCTGGAGGACAGCTTGACGCGCGGCGAATACGCGTCCCTGCGCGAGTGGCTGACCGAACACGTCTACCGGCATGGACGGACCTACAGCCCCGCCGAACTGCTGGAACGGGCGACGGGTGAGGGACTCAATCCAGCGCCTTACCTCGCCTACCTGCGCGGCAAGTATGCCGAGCTGTACACCCTCACCCCTCAAGGAGAACGCGCATGA
- a CDS encoding SDR family NAD(P)-dependent oxidoreductase: MSESIQGKVAVVTGASSGIGEATALALAGAGARVVLTARRQERLDALAGRIREAGGEAEVAVADASDEGQTRGVIDHASQAFGGVDILVNNAGLMLLGPVTDADTEDWRRMVHLNLLGLMYATHAAIPSMKARGGGHVVNISSVSGRGASPLSAGYSATKWGVGGFSEGLRQEVRLHGIRVTVIEPGVVRTELTDHITHTETKTTYEGRIAQMTPLEPEDIAAAALYAVTQPQRVNVNEILIRPLDQG; the protein is encoded by the coding sequence ATGAGTGAATCTATTCAAGGCAAGGTCGCTGTTGTCACGGGAGCGTCCTCCGGCATTGGCGAGGCGACCGCACTCGCGCTGGCCGGGGCAGGTGCGAGAGTCGTGCTGACTGCCCGGCGGCAGGAACGGTTGGACGCGCTCGCCGGTCGGATTCGGGAGGCGGGGGGTGAGGCCGAGGTCGCCGTCGCGGACGCCTCCGACGAGGGCCAGACGCGCGGGGTGATCGATCACGCCTCTCAAGCCTTCGGCGGCGTGGACATCCTCGTCAACAACGCCGGGCTCATGCTCCTCGGCCCCGTTACGGACGCCGACACCGAGGACTGGCGGCGGATGGTCCACCTCAACCTGCTCGGCCTGATGTACGCCACGCACGCGGCCATTCCCAGCATGAAGGCGCGGGGCGGCGGGCACGTCGTCAACATCTCCTCGGTGTCGGGGCGGGGCGCGAGTCCCCTCTCGGCGGGGTACAGCGCGACGAAGTGGGGGGTGGGCGGCTTCAGCGAGGGGCTGCGCCAGGAGGTGAGACTGCACGGCATCCGCGTCACGGTGATCGAGCCGGGCGTCGTCCGCACCGAGCTCACCGACCACATCACCCACACGGAGACGAAGACGACCTACGAGGGCCGCATCGCCCAGATGACTCCGCTGGAACCGGAGGACATTGCCGCCGCCGCCCTGTACGCGGTGACGCAGCCGCAGCGGGTGAACGTCAACGAAATCCTGATCCGGCCGCTCGACCAGGGCTGA
- a CDS encoding threonine ammonia-lyase — translation MTLSSLEDLRAAQARMRGHVVRTPLVPFPLEGFWLKPESLQPTGAFKLRGAFNALLSLPGDARARGVVAHSSGNHAQAVAYAARQLGIPAVIVMPGNAPRLKLDLTRALGAEVVVVGDASVDRERRAGELGRERGLTPIPPYDDARIIAGAGTVGLEILEDLPGVGTVLVPVSGGGLISGVAAALKLQRPDVRVIGVEPELAADARDSLRRGERVAYPAEQVGATLADGLRVQQLGELTWAHVRAFVDDIVTVTEAELRRAARDAALRARLVTEPSGAVTVAAALYHRAELGEAGPLVAVLSGGNLDPGLPVELLTAGEG, via the coding sequence ATGACGCTCTCCTCGTTGGAAGACCTCCGGGCGGCGCAGGCGCGGATGCGCGGCCACGTCGTCCGCACCCCCCTGGTGCCCTTCCCGCTGGAGGGCTTCTGGCTCAAGCCCGAGAGCCTGCAACCCACCGGGGCGTTCAAGCTGCGCGGCGCCTTCAATGCCCTGCTGTCCCTGCCGGGGGACGCCCGGGCGCGCGGAGTGGTCGCCCACTCCAGCGGCAACCACGCCCAGGCCGTCGCCTACGCCGCCCGGCAACTCGGGATTCCCGCCGTGATCGTGATGCCGGGGAACGCCCCCCGCCTGAAGCTCGACCTGACCCGCGCCCTCGGGGCCGAGGTGGTCGTGGTCGGCGACGCCAGCGTGGACCGGGAACGCCGCGCCGGGGAGCTGGGGCGGGAGCGCGGCCTGACGCCCATCCCGCCCTACGACGACGCCCGGATCATCGCCGGGGCGGGCACCGTGGGCCTGGAGATTCTCGAAGACCTGCCCGGCGTGGGCACGGTGCTCGTCCCCGTCAGCGGCGGCGGGCTGATCTCCGGGGTGGCCGCCGCCCTCAAGCTGCAACGCCCGGACGTGCGGGTGATCGGCGTGGAGCCCGAGCTGGCCGCCGACGCCCGCGACAGCCTGCGGCGCGGCGAGCGCGTCGCGTACCCGGCCGAGCAGGTGGGCGCCACCCTGGCGGACGGCCTGCGCGTGCAGCAACTCGGCGAGCTGACCTGGGCGCATGTGCGGGCCTTCGTGGACGACATCGTGACCGTCACCGAGGCGGAGTTGCGGCGGGCGGCGAGGGACGCGGCGCTGCGTGCCCGCCTCGTCACCGAGCCGAGTGGGGCCGTGACCGTCGCGGCGGCGCTCTACCACCGCGCGGAGCTGGGCGAGGCGGGACCGCTGGTGGCCGTGCTCAGCGGCGGGAACCTCGACCCCGGCCTGCCGGTCGAACTGCTCACGGCAGGGGAGGGGTGA
- a CDS encoding N-acetylmuramoyl-L-alanine amidase family protein, protein MSRRFLLSILLLAGATVALAQTAPPPATPPATGAAPLMPISDAPIFVAYPPDRHTVAYDHVLLEGSVRPGATLTLNGQPVEVGADGLFIEWVPLNPGENVLVLESGGGGAVARQELRVTSTPPQVLTGAAQIVAAGLLPAGDRVAYVQPPGLEGRAVPVAFTGTAGGQASFRVGDLGPFPMTETAPGRYEGTFLLPGRLAAAPVVFTLTAGDGSAATATSPGKLSVTGTGPRVAEVTATIPGRGVQAGTFVWRNGAGRNYVVFPRPGALAVVVGEEGNTFAVRASETLTLNAPKSTLTLRPAGTPLPRAVFTRIDVRTGDTHAEVRLDLGARVPFTVEQQVNRGSSSLDLRLFSSVADVDYIVSDFPEGTVRDVRWTQEGDGVARVRVDLRGEPWGYDATYEGTTLVLRVRQAPALDIRAPLRGRVIVIDPGHGGDEFGGAGPLRVPEKNLVLPIALRVAELLRAKGATVILTREADVTVPIYTRPLLAEERNADLLVSIHANALPDGVDPRTKRGSGVYSYHPQARALADALQASLLSVLPEVGNDGVHYQNLALTRPTTQLSVLVETAFLTDKGNLRLLMSATGRERFAQAVALGIERFYRDAALGQGRLGR, encoded by the coding sequence ATGTCGCGCCGGTTCCTGCTCTCCATCCTGCTGCTCGCGGGGGCGACGGTAGCCCTCGCCCAGACGGCCCCCCCGCCCGCCACGCCCCCCGCCACGGGCGCGGCCCCCCTGATGCCGATCAGCGACGCGCCCATCTTCGTGGCCTACCCGCCGGACCGCCACACCGTGGCGTACGACCACGTGCTGCTGGAGGGCAGCGTGAGACCCGGGGCCACCCTCACCCTGAACGGCCAGCCCGTCGAGGTCGGGGCCGACGGGCTCTTCATCGAGTGGGTGCCCCTGAACCCCGGCGAGAACGTCCTCGTGCTGGAGTCCGGCGGGGGCGGCGCGGTCGCCCGCCAGGAGCTGCGGGTGACGAGCACGCCGCCGCAGGTCCTGACCGGCGCGGCGCAGATCGTGGCCGCGGGCCTGCTGCCCGCCGGGGACCGGGTGGCCTACGTCCAGCCGCCGGGCCTGGAGGGGCGCGCCGTGCCGGTGGCCTTCACCGGGACCGCCGGGGGGCAGGCCTCCTTCCGGGTGGGCGACCTCGGCCCCTTCCCCATGACGGAGACGGCGCCGGGCCGCTACGAGGGCACCTTCCTCCTGCCCGGGCGGCTGGCGGCGGCGCCCGTGGTCTTCACCCTGACGGCGGGGGACGGCAGCGCGGCCACGGCGACCAGCCCCGGCAAGCTCAGCGTGACGGGGACGGGCCCCCGGGTGGCGGAGGTCACGGCCACCATCCCCGGCCGGGGCGTCCAAGCGGGCACCTTCGTGTGGCGCAACGGCGCGGGGCGCAACTACGTGGTCTTTCCCCGGCCCGGAGCCCTCGCCGTGGTCGTGGGCGAGGAGGGCAACACCTTCGCGGTGCGGGCCTCGGAGACGCTGACCCTCAACGCCCCGAAGAGTACCCTGACCCTGCGCCCGGCGGGCACGCCCCTGCCCCGGGCGGTCTTCACCCGGATCGACGTGAGGACGGGGGACACCCACGCCGAGGTGCGGCTCGACCTGGGTGCGCGCGTACCCTTCACGGTGGAGCAGCAGGTGAATCGCGGCAGCTCCAGCCTCGACCTGCGGCTCTTTTCCAGCGTGGCGGACGTGGACTACATCGTCTCCGACTTCCCCGAAGGCACGGTGCGCGACGTGCGCTGGACCCAGGAAGGTGACGGCGTGGCCCGCGTGCGGGTGGACCTGCGGGGCGAGCCCTGGGGCTACGACGCGACCTACGAGGGCACGACCCTGGTGCTGCGGGTGCGCCAGGCACCGGCCCTCGACATCCGCGCACCGCTGCGGGGCCGGGTCATCGTGATCGACCCGGGGCACGGGGGCGACGAGTTCGGTGGGGCGGGGCCGCTGCGGGTGCCGGAGAAGAACCTCGTCCTGCCTATCGCCCTGCGGGTGGCCGAGCTGCTGCGGGCGAAGGGGGCCACGGTGATCCTCACCCGCGAGGCCGACGTGACGGTGCCGATCTACACCCGCCCGCTGCTCGCCGAGGAGCGCAATGCCGACCTGCTGGTCTCGATCCACGCCAACGCCCTGCCCGACGGGGTGGACCCCCGCACGAAGCGCGGCAGCGGCGTGTACTCCTACCACCCGCAGGCCCGCGCCCTGGCCGATGCCCTCCAAGCGAGTCTGCTGAGCGTGCTGCCGGAGGTCGGCAACGACGGCGTTCACTACCAGAACCTCGCGCTGACCCGGCCCACCACGCAACTCAGCGTGCTCGTCGAGACGGCCTTCCTGACCGACAAGGGCAACCTGCGTCTCCTGATGAGCGCCACCGGGCGGGAACGCTTCGCCCAGGCCGTCGCGCTCGGTATCGAACGCTTCTACCGGGACGCGGCGCTGGGGCAGGGGAGACTCGGGAGATGA
- a CDS encoding IclR family transcriptional regulator: MAKSSAAPEPSPEYTISALEAGLQVLALVGQCPELKIPQLAAQAGMTRSKVYRILQTLAHLGYVWFDEEHAVRLGSASLVLGQQAREQYSLTRAARPILDRLADETGENIHLVVREGQHSLVVDVRISPHPVRMFARVGRIGPLHAGGSSKVLLAYAPREVLGATLRGPLERFTDGTITDTATLEQALRHIREDGVHVAISDLEEDTFSVAAPIFDDQGQAVASMSIAGPLMRLDPHNQERYLALIREASRELSAQFGFSGGLPLAP; this comes from the coding sequence ATGGCAAAGTCAAGTGCAGCTCCAGAGCCGTCCCCGGAGTACACCATCTCCGCCCTGGAGGCGGGGCTTCAGGTGCTCGCGCTGGTCGGTCAGTGCCCGGAACTCAAAATCCCGCAGCTCGCCGCCCAGGCGGGGATGACCAGGAGCAAGGTCTACCGCATCCTCCAGACGCTCGCGCACCTCGGGTACGTCTGGTTCGACGAGGAGCACGCGGTGCGCCTGGGATCGGCTTCCCTCGTCCTCGGTCAGCAGGCCCGGGAACAGTATTCGCTCACCCGGGCGGCGAGGCCGATCCTCGACCGCCTCGCCGACGAGACGGGGGAGAACATCCACCTCGTGGTGCGCGAGGGGCAGCATTCCCTGGTCGTCGATGTCCGAATCTCCCCGCATCCGGTGCGGATGTTCGCCCGGGTCGGGCGCATCGGGCCCCTCCACGCCGGGGGGTCGTCCAAGGTGCTGCTGGCCTACGCACCCCGGGAGGTGCTGGGCGCCACCCTCAGGGGGCCCCTCGAACGCTTCACGGACGGCACCATCACCGACACGGCCACGCTGGAGCAGGCCTTGCGGCACATCCGGGAAGACGGGGTGCACGTGGCGATCTCGGATCTGGAGGAGGACACCTTCTCGGTCGCCGCCCCGATTTTCGACGATCAGGGTCAGGCCGTCGCGTCCATGAGCATCGCCGGGCCACTCATGCGCCTCGACCCCCACAACCAGGAGCGGTACCTCGCCCTGATCCGCGAGGCCAGCCGTGAGCTTTCGGCCCAGTTCGGGTTCTCGGGCGGGTTGCCGTTGGCGCCGTAG
- a CDS encoding M28 family peptidase gives MLLAAERQLLDAATLERPWDLITTFSGLKREHPEDVQQAAQHIERHLRELGIPVEVHRPDLFLSLPRRASVTVGDVTFTAKPMAMSAICREGLEAPLVYQPSAYAANADDMFSSALLEGKVDVRGKIVVTEGFGMPGKIRELERRGALGVIAINPGERAHWGICTSIWGTPDLNDLPRKPQVAVANVNRPDGDRLIEFAQRGAEAVLTTDLEEGWFPSPIPVVTIPGTEDPEAFVLLHGHYDSWDYGVGDNAVGDATLLEVARNLWNRRAELRRSVRIAWWPGHSTGRYAGSTWYADHFALELYRNCVAQINCDSPGCRWATEYKDVSVMAEAVPWAGDIIRDVTGQEMQAERPVRAGDYSFNNIGLSGFFMLLSTMPDDLRSEKGYYAVGGCGGNIAWHTEDDTLEVADRDILLKDIQIYLLSAYRTANATVIPFDYTRTLDEFDQALDEYAAAAGDAFDFSPARTAVHELRLDLQRLARAAHALSGESLASPTVRRVNAALISLARHLVQAGYSQAPAFFHDPAEHVPPLPDLAVLGRLAEVSPEERGFVLTHARRGQNRLLAHLGDARNAVRGALEHTEISVRGGQS, from the coding sequence ATGCTGCTCGCCGCAGAACGTCAGCTTCTCGACGCCGCCACACTCGAAAGGCCGTGGGACCTGATCACGACGTTCTCCGGCCTCAAGCGAGAGCACCCCGAGGACGTGCAGCAAGCCGCCCAGCACATCGAGCGGCACCTGCGCGAGCTGGGCATTCCCGTCGAGGTCCACCGCCCGGACCTGTTTCTCAGCCTGCCCCGCCGGGCGAGCGTCACCGTCGGAGACGTGACCTTCACCGCCAAGCCGATGGCGATGAGCGCGATCTGCCGGGAGGGCCTTGAGGCGCCCCTGGTCTACCAGCCCAGCGCCTACGCGGCCAACGCCGACGACATGTTCTCCAGCGCGCTGCTGGAGGGTAAAGTCGATGTGCGGGGCAAGATCGTGGTGACGGAGGGCTTCGGGATGCCGGGCAAGATCCGGGAACTCGAACGGCGCGGGGCGCTGGGCGTCATCGCCATCAATCCCGGAGAGCGGGCCCACTGGGGCATCTGCACGAGCATCTGGGGCACCCCGGACCTGAACGACCTGCCACGCAAACCACAGGTTGCGGTCGCCAACGTCAACCGCCCCGACGGGGACCGCCTGATCGAGTTCGCCCAGCGCGGGGCTGAGGCCGTGCTCACCACTGACCTGGAGGAGGGGTGGTTTCCCTCGCCCATCCCGGTCGTCACCATCCCGGGCACCGAGGACCCCGAGGCCTTCGTCCTGCTGCACGGGCATTACGACTCGTGGGACTACGGGGTGGGGGACAACGCGGTCGGGGACGCCACCCTGCTCGAAGTGGCCCGCAACCTCTGGAATCGCCGCGCCGAGTTGCGCCGCAGCGTCCGCATCGCCTGGTGGCCCGGGCACTCCACCGGACGGTACGCCGGGAGCACGTGGTACGCCGACCACTTCGCCCTGGAGCTGTACCGGAACTGCGTGGCCCAGATCAACTGCGACTCGCCGGGTTGCCGCTGGGCGACCGAGTACAAGGACGTGAGCGTGATGGCGGAGGCCGTCCCCTGGGCGGGCGACATCATCCGCGACGTGACGGGCCAGGAGATGCAGGCCGAGCGACCGGTGCGCGCCGGGGACTACTCCTTCAACAACATCGGGCTCAGCGGGTTTTTCATGCTGCTCTCGACCATGCCCGACGACCTGCGCTCCGAGAAGGGCTACTACGCGGTCGGGGGCTGCGGCGGCAACATCGCCTGGCACACCGAGGACGACACCCTGGAAGTCGCAGACCGCGACATCCTGCTCAAGGACATTCAAATTTACCTGCTTTCGGCCTACCGCACGGCCAACGCGACCGTCATTCCCTTCGACTACACCCGGACCCTGGACGAGTTCGATCAGGCGCTGGACGAGTACGCGGCGGCGGCGGGAGACGCCTTCGACTTCTCCCCGGCGCGCACGGCGGTTCACGAGCTACGCCTGGACTTGCAACGACTGGCCCGGGCCGCGCACGCGCTGAGCGGCGAGTCGCTCGCGTCCCCCACGGTGCGCCGGGTGAACGCCGCGCTGATCTCGCTGGCCCGGCACCTCGTCCAGGCGGGCTACTCGCAGGCTCCTGCCTTTTTCCACGACCCGGCCGAGCACGTGCCGCCCTTGCCCGACCTCGCCGTTCTGGGGCGGCTTGCGGAGGTCAGCCCCGAGGAGCGCGGCTTCGTGCTCACCCACGCGCGGCGCGGTCAGAATCGCCTGCTCGCCCACCTCGGCGACGCGCGGAACGCCGTCCGGGGTGCCCTGGAACACACCGAGATTTCCGTCCGAGGAGGACAGTCATGA